Within the Streptomyces europaeiscabiei genome, the region AGACGCTGATCGGCGTGTGGTGCGACCTGGTGGCGTTCGGTGGGGGCGGGATGCTGCTGATCCTGTCGGAGGACCCGGAGGCGGTGGAGGCGCAGCCGCAGGTGCACGTACCGGAGCCGCAGCGCCTGCCGCTCGCCTCGGCACTCGGCCGCGCCCTGGACGTCGCCCGCAGCTGGGAGGACGCATGAAGATCCGAGCCGACGTCGCCGAACTCATCCACCAGGGCTTCAACAACGCCGAGATCCGCGAACGCACCGGCATGTCCCCGCAGCACATCAGCTGGGCCCGCCGCTGCCTGCAGCGCCCCAACGCGCCCACCCGCCGCGACACCACCGCCCTGGAACGGCTGTACGCCGAGGCCGTCCCCACCGGCCGCGTCAAGGACTACCAGCCCCCGGACGGTGGCCGGCTCCCGCTCTCCCCTGACCAGCAGCGGGACAACCGCGAACGGCTCCTCGCCGCGCTCCGCGAAGCCGCCTGAAGGAGCCGCACCGTGGTTGCCCTCTTCCCGCCCACCACCCGCAGCGAAGTCGACCTCACCACCGAAGCCCTCACCGAGGGCCCCCGCTTCGTCCGCACCCGGGGCATGTCCCGCTGGCACCGGCCCCGCACAGGCGTCCGTTACCCCGACGACCGCATCGTCTACGGCGCCTGGTG harbors:
- a CDS encoding helix-turn-helix domain-containing protein; this translates as MKIRADVAELIHQGFNNAEIRERTGMSPQHISWARRCLQRPNAPTRRDTTALERLYAEAVPTGRVKDYQPPDGGRLPLSPDQQRDNRERLLAALREAA